A genomic window from Camelina sativa cultivar DH55 chromosome 2, Cs, whole genome shotgun sequence includes:
- the LOC104727598 gene encoding uncharacterized protein LOC104727598 isoform X2 has translation MHGRLACGRPLVVRLASEKHREDSSHDHSKRSLPEEAKRTRFVTGTSSTSGQMSRNEKVAAIKNKLKALEEDEKQDPKKQKR, from the coding sequence ATGCATGGGAGATTAGCTTGTGGTAGGCCGTTGGTTGTACGTCTAGCTAGTGAGAAGCATCGTGAAGATTCATCTCATGATCACTCCAAAAGATCATTAccagaagaagcaaaaagaacGAGGTTTGTAACTGGAACTAGTAGTACCTCAGGACAAATGAGCCGAAACGAAAAAGTAGCTGCCATTAAGAACAAACTCAAAGCtttagaagaagatgagaaacaaGATCCCAAGAAACAGAAGAGATAA
- the LOC104727598 gene encoding probable RNA-binding protein 18 isoform X1 produces the protein MDTGGWVDEKSENRLYVGNLDLRINEAALIKMFSPYGKIISEDFLWHTRGPKKGEPRGYAFIQFSRKEEAELAKEKMHGRLACGRPLVVRLASEKHREDSSHDHSKRSLPEEAKRTRFVTGTSSTSGQMSRNEKVAAIKNKLKALEEDEKQDPKKQKR, from the exons ATG GATACTGGTGGATGGGTAGATGAAAAAAGCGAGAACCGATTATATGTTGGAAACCTTGATCTTCGAATAAACGA GGCTGCGTTGATAAAAATGTTTTCTCCATATGGGAAGATAATATCCGAAGACTTCCTTTGGCACACACGCGGGCCAAAGAAAGGAGAACCACGCGGCTATGCTTTCATTCAGTTCAGCCGTAAAGAG GAAGCTGAATTGGCGAAGGAGAAAATGCATGGGAGATTAGCTTGTGGTAGGCCGTTGGTTGTACGTCTAGCTAGTGAGAAGCATCGTGAAGATTCATCTCATGATCACTCCAAAAGATCATTAccagaagaagcaaaaagaacGAGGTTTGTAACTGGAACTAGTAGTACCTCAGGACAAATGAGCCGAAACGAAAAAGTAGCTGCCATTAAGAACAAACTCAAAGCtttagaagaagatgagaaacaaGATCCCAAGAAACAGAAGAGATAA
- the LOC104727635 gene encoding stress response protein NST1-like produces the protein MDNSSSMRKQAQPTVRKAKKKQVKDEVDRIKQAEKKKRRLEKAIATSAAIRAELEKKKQMKKEGLLEPAEAAKKKQERDELERSKQAEKKTIQLEKSIATSAAIRVELAKKKLKKLEEQKRLDEEGAAIAEAVALHVLLGEDCDDSYRNMLNHETSFKPWDYTAKFNFSSGGRNRLFPHQRCSSYAVQHGNNRPRDSSNWLVSYEPFARGWDGNNNNLGISADLIAAQAVSSLQISENTDVNAIVFNEMFRR, from the coding sequence ATGGATAACAGTAGCTCGATGCGCAAACAAGCTCAGCCGACTGTtagaaaagcaaagaagaagcaagtaAAAGATGAAGTGGACCGAATCAAACAAgctgagaagaaaaagagacgtCTTGAGAAAGCCATTGCTACTTCTGCAGCTATCAGGGCTGagctagagaagaagaagcaaatgaaGAAGGAAGGACTGCTAGAGCCAGCAGAGgctgcaaagaagaagcaggagaGAGACGAACTAGAGCGTAGCAAACAAGCAGAGAAGAAAACTATACAGCTTGAGAAATCCATCGCTACTTCTGCAGCAATCAGGGTTGAGCTAGcgaagaagaagcttaaaaaGCTCGAGGAACAAAAGAGATTGGATGAGGAAGGTGCTGCAATCGCAGAGGCTGTCGCTCTGCACGTCTTACTTGGCGAAGATTGTGATGACTCATACCGAAACATGCTAAACCATGAAACAAGTTTCAAACCATGGGACTATACTGCCAAATTCAATTTTTCTAGTGGTGGAAGAAACAGATTATTTCCTCACCAACGTTGCTCGAGCTATGCGGTTCAACATGGTAACAACAGACCAAGAGACAGTAGTAACTGGTTAGTCTCATATGAGCCTTTCGCGAGGGGATGGgatggcaacaacaacaacttggGAATATCAGCTGATTTGATTGCTGCTCAAGCTGTGTCGTCACTACAGATCTCTGAGAATACTGACGTGAACGCAATTGTCTTCAATGAGATGTTCAGAAGATAA